From the Bdellovibrio reynosensis genome, one window contains:
- a CDS encoding Hsp20 family protein, with protein sequence MAAPLMDSPKQPHVGRPSQFEEYINEFEKDEGPAIKDEFMEPVIPVDLKHVKEGFLITVQLPEAVDSGHIKMNVEEGILTILLPKSEETQSHS encoded by the coding sequence ATGGCTGCTCCCCTGATGGATTCCCCCAAGCAACCCCATGTGGGTCGTCCAAGCCAATTTGAAGAATACATAAATGAATTTGAAAAAGATGAAGGCCCGGCGATCAAAGATGAATTCATGGAGCCTGTCATCCCTGTAGATCTTAAACACGTCAAAGAGGGTTTTTTAATCACCGTTCAACTGCCAGAAGCCGTTGATAGCGGCCATATTAAGATGAACGTGGAAGAAGGCATTTTAACGATTCTTTTGCCAAAATCAGAAGAAACACAAAGTCATTCCTAG
- the hutI gene encoding imidazolonepropionase, translated as MGTLLKNISTLLTLAPAAAKGGRGVKEADLGILSNASLLIEKDKIAWVGTDKKLPKEFAKKNHKEINMKGRTVLPGFVECHTHLIFAGNRAAEFEMRNQGASYQEIAAKGGGILSTMKNTRSASLNDLVKTGQQRADHFISQGVTTLEIKSGYALNLKDELKCLQAGQKISGLRTVNTFLGAHALPPEYKTYEEYLSFLADEVLPVVAKKKLARRVDVFVEKGFFPVEASEKYLRKAQSLGFDLLVHADQLSLSGGSDLAVKLGALSGDHLLQVTEKEISSLAKSEVTAVLLPAADLYMKVKYPAARQMIDARARVALATDFNPGTSPTQDLNLVGLLARLEMKMTLPEVITAYTVGAAHALNLQGEVGSLEVGKSADILCIEQDWKTLFYSVGESSKKLVFQSGKKVFTNL; from the coding sequence ATGGGCACACTCTTAAAAAATATCTCGACACTTTTGACTCTTGCTCCCGCTGCTGCCAAAGGCGGGCGTGGAGTTAAAGAAGCTGATTTAGGCATCCTATCAAACGCAAGTCTTCTTATTGAAAAAGATAAGATCGCATGGGTGGGGACGGATAAAAAACTTCCTAAAGAGTTCGCTAAAAAAAATCACAAAGAAATAAACATGAAGGGCCGCACAGTGCTGCCTGGATTTGTAGAGTGCCACACCCATTTGATTTTTGCGGGCAATCGCGCGGCTGAATTTGAAATGCGCAATCAAGGGGCGTCTTATCAAGAAATTGCAGCTAAAGGCGGCGGTATTTTGTCGACAATGAAAAACACCCGCAGTGCTTCTTTGAATGATCTAGTCAAAACCGGGCAGCAGCGGGCTGATCATTTTATATCTCAAGGTGTAACAACTTTAGAAATTAAATCAGGGTATGCGCTGAATTTGAAAGATGAACTAAAGTGTTTACAAGCAGGGCAAAAAATTTCTGGTCTGCGCACAGTGAATACGTTCTTAGGCGCCCATGCTTTGCCGCCGGAATATAAAACCTACGAAGAATATTTAAGCTTTCTGGCTGATGAGGTTTTACCTGTTGTCGCGAAAAAGAAATTGGCGCGCCGGGTGGATGTTTTCGTTGAAAAGGGATTCTTCCCTGTTGAAGCCTCTGAAAAATACCTGCGTAAAGCGCAAAGCTTAGGTTTTGATCTCTTAGTGCATGCCGATCAGCTTTCATTAAGTGGGGGAAGTGATCTTGCCGTGAAGTTAGGGGCCTTGTCAGGGGATCACCTGTTGCAAGTCACAGAAAAAGAAATTTCATCTTTAGCTAAATCAGAAGTAACAGCAGTTCTTTTGCCGGCTGCGGATCTGTATATGAAAGTGAAATACCCAGCCGCTCGACAGATGATCGATGCGCGGGCTCGAGTTGCTTTAGCAACAGATTTTAATCCCGGCACCTCACCAACTCAGGATTTAAATTTAGTGGGTTTACTTGCGCGCTTAGAAATGAAAATGACTTTGCCAGAAGTGATCACTGCCTACACAGTGGGGGCTGCTCACGCTCTTAATTTACAAGGGGAAGTTGGATCTTTAGAGGTCGGAAAGTCTGCTGATATTTTGTGCATTGAACAAGATTGGAAGACTTTATTTTACAGCGTTGGTGAGTCGTCAAAGAAGCTTGTTTTTCAGAGTGGAAAAAAGGTTTTCACCAATCTTTAA
- a CDS encoding lysophospholipid acyltransferase family protein translates to MQKPNEKIFGLRNLDRDTLIFRVLPRFLLEILRKYFRMEISGIENIPRKGAVIIAPNHSGFSGFDAFLLGHIVQQEAKRVPRVLTHHFWFLTETTAIPAHKMGFTEATYENGINALKKGNAIVLFPEGEQGNFKPTSKRYQLQEFKRGFVRMALETQSPIVPVVVLGAEETHINLKQLKFTKFLKGTVIPLPLNIIPLPAKWRIRFLEPIHLPYKPNAVNDSELVHEIAENIQDKMQQAIEEELTKRGNPFL, encoded by the coding sequence TTGCAGAAACCCAACGAAAAAATCTTCGGACTTCGCAACCTCGATCGAGATACTTTGATATTTCGCGTGTTGCCACGTTTTCTGTTAGAAATTCTGCGCAAATATTTTCGCATGGAGATTTCTGGCATTGAGAACATTCCCCGCAAGGGTGCTGTCATCATTGCGCCGAATCACTCTGGTTTTTCCGGCTTTGATGCTTTCTTATTAGGACACATCGTTCAGCAAGAAGCCAAGCGCGTGCCAAGAGTTTTAACTCATCACTTTTGGTTTTTAACTGAAACCACTGCGATCCCCGCTCACAAAATGGGTTTTACTGAAGCTACTTATGAAAACGGAATAAACGCTCTGAAAAAAGGCAATGCCATCGTTTTATTCCCTGAGGGCGAACAAGGAAACTTCAAACCCACTTCCAAACGCTATCAACTTCAAGAATTTAAGCGCGGTTTTGTTAGAATGGCGCTTGAAACCCAAAGCCCGATTGTTCCAGTGGTAGTTTTAGGTGCAGAAGAAACACATATCAATCTAAAGCAGTTAAAATTCACAAAGTTCTTAAAAGGAACAGTGATCCCGTTACCATTAAACATTATTCCCCTGCCAGCAAAATGGAGAATCAGATTCTTAGAACCGATTCACCTACCTTACAAACCAAATGCAGTGAACGATTCTGAGTTAGTGCACGAGATAGCAGAAAATATTCAGGATAAAATGCAGCAAGCTATCGAAGAAGAACTAACAAAACGTGGCAATCCCTTTTTGTAA
- the glpK gene encoding glycerol kinase GlpK, with translation MSRFIMAIDQGTTSSRTCIINQAGGLVAEARETFKQIFPKPGWVEHDPEDIWYSTQRSMRLALEKAKIKGSQIHAIGITNQRETVMLWDKKSGKAIHNAIVWQCRRTQDLCEKLKKNKKEKMITAKTGLVLDPYFSGTKIQWLLKNVPQAAAKAKSGETVAGTVDTFLLWKLTNGKSHKTDVSNASRTMLMNIHTGWWDEELLKLLQVPESILPEICPSNADFGVTQGLGFLPDGVPITGIVGDQQAALFGQACYDLGEAKCTFGTGSFLLLNTGKKAVKSKNKLLTTIAWKLKNQEMTYALEGGAFVCGAAVQWLRDGLGLFQASSDIEALAKTVEDTQGVEFVPALTGLGAPHWQPEARGVISGLTRGSTKAHIARATLEAMALQNVDILVTMQKDLGKKLKGVKVDGGAAANDLLMQLQADYCGVNVVRPKNLETTALGAAFMAGLGSGLWKDIKEIKKVWAIDKEFKVKMNSKDRKARMQRWETALKKV, from the coding sequence ATGTCTAGATTTATCATGGCAATCGATCAAGGGACAACCAGCTCTCGAACTTGCATTATCAATCAAGCCGGAGGTCTTGTCGCCGAAGCCCGCGAAACCTTCAAACAGATTTTTCCAAAGCCGGGATGGGTAGAGCATGACCCTGAGGACATCTGGTACTCCACACAACGTTCAATGCGTTTGGCCTTAGAAAAAGCCAAAATCAAAGGTTCGCAAATTCACGCCATCGGCATCACCAATCAACGTGAAACGGTGATGTTGTGGGATAAAAAATCAGGGAAAGCCATTCATAATGCCATCGTCTGGCAATGCCGTCGCACCCAAGATCTTTGTGAGAAACTTAAGAAAAATAAAAAAGAAAAAATGATCACAGCGAAAACGGGTTTGGTGTTGGACCCATATTTTTCTGGAACAAAAATTCAATGGCTTTTAAAGAATGTTCCCCAGGCCGCTGCGAAAGCCAAAAGTGGAGAGACCGTTGCTGGCACCGTAGATACTTTCTTATTATGGAAGCTGACCAACGGAAAGTCCCATAAAACCGATGTAAGTAATGCTTCGCGCACAATGCTAATGAACATTCACACGGGCTGGTGGGATGAAGAATTATTAAAGCTTCTGCAAGTGCCTGAATCGATTCTGCCTGAAATCTGTCCTTCCAACGCAGATTTTGGTGTGACCCAAGGACTTGGATTTTTGCCTGATGGGGTTCCAATAACAGGAATCGTCGGGGATCAGCAGGCGGCGTTGTTCGGTCAAGCTTGTTATGATTTAGGTGAAGCAAAATGTACTTTCGGTACCGGAAGCTTCTTACTTTTAAACACTGGCAAAAAAGCGGTGAAATCTAAAAACAAACTTCTTACAACGATTGCTTGGAAATTAAAAAATCAAGAAATGACCTACGCCCTTGAAGGGGGCGCCTTCGTTTGCGGAGCAGCGGTGCAGTGGCTGCGCGATGGCTTAGGGCTATTTCAAGCAAGTTCTGATATTGAAGCTTTAGCTAAAACGGTGGAAGACACTCAAGGAGTCGAGTTCGTACCGGCCTTAACTGGTTTAGGTGCTCCACATTGGCAGCCAGAAGCCCGCGGGGTGATCAGTGGTTTAACTCGGGGAAGCACTAAAGCCCACATTGCGCGGGCCACTCTTGAGGCCATGGCTTTGCAGAATGTCGACATCCTTGTGACCATGCAAAAAGACCTAGGCAAAAAGTTGAAAGGCGTGAAGGTTGACGGAGGCGCTGCTGCGAATGATCTTTTAATGCAGCTTCAAGCTGATTATTGCGGCGTTAATGTGGTTAGACCTAAAAACTTAGAAACAACGGCGTTAGGTGCTGCGTTTATGGCAGGCCTTGGTTCTGGCCTATGGAAAGACATCAAAGAAATCAAAAAAGTGTGGGCCATCGATAAAGAATTCAAAGTGAAAATGAACAGTAAAGATCGCAAGGCGCGCATGCAACGCTGGGAAACGGCGCTTAAGAAAGTATAA
- a CDS encoding flagellar brake protein, translating to MNSDNGQTIFKKISISEKKMIFREVAHDKVQVVVKGKDRIFHLIAVQSEKDEALMCHHTADSKDIKENQEVLVNFAFKTERYFIQTELYFEAGWAVLKIDKELFQLQRRANFRVDIPAKYDAIFNFTEHQGKKYFFDCKVKDVSAGGFKMELGGDPVLKIGDKVKGHLRIGNRRPLEFEVEVRFSSMKEAEDKKQQIAGVQFLNVEKITESKLMTVITDLQREIFLKYPKKN from the coding sequence ATGAATTCTGATAACGGCCAGACGATTTTTAAGAAAATTTCTATCTCGGAAAAGAAAATGATTTTTCGCGAGGTCGCCCATGACAAAGTTCAGGTGGTCGTGAAGGGGAAAGATCGTATTTTTCATTTGATTGCTGTACAAAGCGAAAAAGATGAAGCTTTGATGTGCCACCATACGGCGGATTCCAAGGACATTAAGGAAAATCAAGAAGTTCTGGTGAACTTTGCTTTTAAAACAGAACGTTACTTTATTCAGACGGAACTTTATTTTGAAGCAGGATGGGCGGTTTTAAAAATTGACAAGGAACTATTTCAACTGCAAAGGCGCGCAAATTTCCGCGTCGATATTCCGGCAAAGTACGATGCTATTTTTAACTTTACCGAACATCAGGGTAAAAAATATTTCTTTGATTGCAAAGTGAAGGATGTCAGTGCCGGCGGTTTTAAAATGGAACTAGGTGGCGATCCCGTTTTAAAGATCGGCGATAAAGTCAAAGGCCACTTAAGAATCGGCAACCGCAGGCCCTTAGAATTTGAAGTGGAAGTGCGGTTTAGCTCGATGAAGGAAGCTGAAGATAAAAAACAACAGATCGCTGGCGTTCAGTTCTTAAATGTTGAAAAAATCACCGAATCAAAACTGATGACCGTGATTACAGATTTACAGCGCGAGATCTTTTTAAAGTATCCTAAAAAGAATTAA
- a CDS encoding Crp/Fnr family transcriptional regulator, whose product MDAILKESYKPGDYIFFEGDIENHFYIVESGVIQIFTKDSTGARIPICEVVDGESFGEFALISKSPRSATAQAVTDVVLVKVSEDGFQQLMSELPTWAECMMKTFVDRLQNMTEKVRELEQFKRRD is encoded by the coding sequence ATGGATGCTATTTTAAAAGAGTCTTATAAGCCCGGTGACTATATTTTCTTTGAAGGCGATATCGAAAATCATTTCTATATCGTAGAAAGTGGTGTCATTCAAATTTTCACTAAAGACAGTACCGGCGCAAGAATTCCTATTTGCGAGGTCGTCGACGGAGAATCTTTTGGCGAGTTTGCGCTTATTTCAAAATCTCCCCGTTCGGCGACGGCCCAAGCGGTGACGGATGTGGTCTTAGTTAAAGTTTCTGAAGATGGATTTCAGCAGCTGATGTCAGAGCTTCCTACATGGGCTGAATGCATGATGAAGACTTTTGTCGATCGCTTGCAAAATATGACTGAAAAAGTGCGCGAGCTTGAACAATTTAAGCGTCGCGATTAA
- a CDS encoding transglycosylase SLT domain-containing protein, with protein sequence MKNALAGLHSGFAKVVLVFSLSISSTVGAQLPALPAPKNDLEAFKKALEQYKTAKYDEAIPAFENILKEKITLEEYARFYLAQSYMKKAQWDQAEAEFKKVLDLSPNVKMSIETNNLLGQVALEKKNFKLASNYFLKLEKRTRSTEEYPDVIYNLAVTEKGLQRHGQMCKWLTKLYEKYPAYHKVANWSVDLAANEFEGKPSDCNVTTEDFRTRVRHMLFAGLDQKAQAEINLMKAKLAKTDKYLADKLQAQFFLQEGELVKAVDLLKPYYESNKKNFDYLILFGSATARAGEVQLAVGSYYTAYKLSPRSKTGRQALYQSAFLSYQFQDYDGAARRFQEFMKAYPKSGLNRDAQWHLAWLKYLKGDYQGSFKAFANMTARKGKKSIPQDRVNYWMAMSLYRQGKVEPAKVMLENLAKDPLMGYYSIAASSRLKKMGEIQIPKVILSSNLPTTPRMISRFSASEFLMPSMPDDYRGDESESEENLILTQYSADDEKGDDDEGETPDNADLKAVGVAEENSVEATENVTTFSNPALMKRFERARDMMILGEYEWARWDLFDIEKKTSNRDYLRTLMTEYNTAGHFNRSSYIAQINFAGQRAAHGLGGIRYLWELAYPRAYSEQVEKYTKKFSVPEELVWGIMRAETNYRKDAISPVGALGLMQVMPFTGYKVASLLGEKEFKVPMLLQPETSVKVGSRYLKRLMDRFENTIPLVAAGYNAGPHRVKNWLVGFGNLETDEFIEHIPFLETRNYVKRVVSNAHIYSQLYGNKKDLFPYMAGAVPVKVNTEIVGKENWDDI encoded by the coding sequence ATGAAGAATGCGCTCGCTGGTTTGCACTCTGGCTTTGCCAAAGTAGTTTTAGTTTTTTCTCTATCAATAAGCTCCACAGTTGGAGCACAGTTACCAGCTCTTCCAGCTCCTAAAAATGATCTGGAGGCTTTTAAAAAGGCTTTAGAACAATACAAAACGGCTAAATACGACGAAGCGATTCCAGCTTTCGAAAATATCTTAAAAGAGAAAATCACTCTTGAAGAATACGCGCGCTTTTACTTGGCGCAGTCGTACATGAAAAAAGCCCAATGGGATCAGGCTGAAGCTGAATTCAAAAAAGTTTTGGATCTATCGCCAAACGTTAAAATGTCTATTGAGACAAACAATCTTTTAGGCCAAGTCGCTTTAGAAAAGAAAAACTTTAAATTAGCTAGTAACTATTTTCTTAAACTAGAAAAGCGCACTCGTTCAACCGAAGAATATCCCGACGTGATTTACAATTTAGCTGTGACTGAAAAAGGTTTGCAGCGCCACGGTCAGATGTGTAAATGGCTTACAAAGCTTTATGAAAAGTATCCTGCTTACCACAAAGTGGCTAACTGGAGCGTGGATTTAGCTGCCAATGAATTTGAAGGAAAGCCATCGGATTGCAACGTCACGACGGAGGACTTCCGCACGCGCGTTCGTCATATGCTTTTTGCGGGTCTTGACCAAAAAGCCCAAGCTGAAATCAATCTGATGAAAGCAAAGCTTGCGAAGACTGATAAATATCTTGCCGATAAACTGCAGGCGCAATTTTTCTTACAAGAAGGTGAGTTGGTTAAGGCCGTTGATCTTTTAAAGCCTTATTATGAATCTAATAAAAAGAACTTCGACTACTTGATTCTGTTTGGATCAGCCACAGCTCGCGCCGGTGAAGTGCAGTTGGCAGTAGGTTCTTATTATACTGCTTATAAATTAAGCCCACGTTCTAAAACAGGCCGTCAGGCTTTGTACCAATCGGCCTTCTTAAGTTACCAGTTCCAAGATTACGATGGCGCAGCTCGCAGGTTCCAAGAGTTTATGAAGGCTTATCCTAAATCAGGATTAAACCGCGATGCTCAGTGGCACTTAGCGTGGCTTAAGTATCTTAAGGGCGACTACCAAGGTTCCTTCAAAGCTTTTGCGAACATGACTGCGCGAAAAGGCAAAAAGTCTATACCGCAAGACAGAGTGAATTATTGGATGGCGATGAGTCTTTACCGCCAAGGTAAGGTAGAACCAGCAAAAGTGATGTTAGAAAACTTAGCGAAAGATCCTTTGATGGGGTACTACTCTATCGCGGCTTCTTCACGCTTAAAGAAAATGGGTGAAATCCAGATTCCGAAAGTTATTCTTTCTTCTAATTTACCAACGACCCCACGTATGATTTCTCGCTTTTCAGCAAGCGAGTTTTTAATGCCATCCATGCCTGATGATTATCGTGGTGATGAATCTGAATCGGAAGAAAACCTAATTCTAACTCAGTATTCAGCTGATGACGAAAAAGGTGACGATGATGAAGGTGAAACTCCAGACAATGCCGACTTAAAAGCAGTTGGCGTGGCTGAAGAAAATAGCGTTGAAGCCACTGAAAACGTAACGACCTTCAGTAATCCTGCATTGATGAAACGTTTTGAGCGTGCTCGTGACATGATGATCCTTGGTGAATACGAATGGGCTCGTTGGGACTTATTTGATATTGAAAAGAAAACATCAAATCGCGATTACCTTCGTACCTTGATGACAGAATACAACACTGCGGGGCACTTCAACCGTTCTTCTTACATTGCGCAAATCAACTTTGCTGGGCAACGAGCAGCCCATGGTTTAGGCGGTATTCGATATCTTTGGGAACTGGCGTACCCACGCGCTTATTCAGAGCAAGTTGAAAAATACACAAAGAAGTTCTCAGTTCCTGAAGAACTTGTTTGGGGTATCATGCGCGCTGAAACGAATTACCGTAAAGATGCAATCTCTCCAGTAGGGGCGTTGGGCCTAATGCAGGTCATGCCATTCACTGGTTATAAAGTTGCAAGCCTTTTAGGTGAAAAAGAATTTAAAGTTCCAATGCTTCTGCAACCTGAAACTTCTGTGAAAGTGGGATCCCGTTATTTAAAACGTCTGATGGATCGTTTTGAAAACACAATTCCTCTAGTAGCTGCTGGTTACAATGCTGGCCCTCACAGAGTAAAAAACTGGTTAGTAGGTTTTGGTAACCTTGAAACGGATGAGTTCATTGAACACATTCCGTTTTTAGAGACTCGCAATTACGTGAAGCGCGTGGTTTCTAATGCTCATATTTATTCTCAACTTTACGGCAACAAAAAAGATCTTTTCCCTTACATGGCAGGCGCTGTACCTGTGAAAGTGAATACTGAAATCGTAGGGAAGGAAAACTGGGATGACATTTGA
- a CDS encoding ABC transporter permease, which yields MLKALPGGPFDEDFALNPLVKEKLMQHWKVEASGGAQFISYISGLVKGDLGVSMARPDRTVVEIISQGVQNTLFLNCFALLFILVGAFLISLLAIRFQGKVLEQVIDQGVIAFLSLPSLFWGPLLIYLFGFYFNLLPVAFLTTPQHYILPILTLSLRPLASLVRLLKNSLTDNFGHDYVRTARAKGVGTWQILFFHVLKNSMIPFLSYVGPLIVGLLSGSFLVELLFAVPGLGSEFVSALNDRDYTLIMGLTLFYGTLLILVNIFVDVLLKFVDPRLREEV from the coding sequence ATGCTTAAAGCCCTTCCGGGCGGTCCCTTTGATGAAGATTTCGCGCTTAATCCTTTAGTAAAAGAAAAATTGATGCAACACTGGAAGGTCGAAGCCTCTGGTGGTGCGCAGTTTATTTCCTACATTAGTGGTTTAGTGAAAGGCGATCTTGGCGTATCTATGGCGCGCCCTGATCGCACAGTGGTAGAGATTATTTCCCAAGGTGTGCAGAATACGCTGTTTTTAAATTGCTTTGCTTTGCTGTTTATTTTGGTTGGTGCTTTTTTAATTTCATTATTAGCCATTCGTTTTCAAGGGAAAGTCCTAGAGCAAGTGATCGATCAAGGGGTGATCGCCTTTTTATCGCTACCAAGTCTGTTTTGGGGTCCTCTTTTAATTTATCTTTTTGGATTTTACTTTAATCTCTTACCGGTGGCTTTCTTAACGACACCTCAGCATTATATTTTACCGATTCTAACTTTAAGCCTTCGTCCCTTGGCTTCGCTTGTGCGCTTACTTAAAAATTCCCTGACTGATAATTTTGGTCACGATTACGTCAGAACGGCGCGGGCTAAAGGGGTGGGGACGTGGCAGATATTGTTCTTTCACGTTTTAAAGAATTCCATGATTCCTTTTTTAAGTTACGTCGGGCCGTTGATTGTAGGCCTGCTTTCTGGTTCGTTCTTAGTGGAACTGCTGTTTGCGGTGCCCGGATTAGGCAGTGAGTTCGTCAGTGCACTCAATGACCGCGATTATACTTTGATCATGGGATTAACATTGTTTTACGGAACTTTATTAATTTTAGTAAACATCTTCGTCGACGTATTATTAAAGTTCGTAGACCCACGGTTAAGGGAGGAAGTGTGA
- a CDS encoding ABC transporter permease, translated as MKKVFLTFAILFLSLLGLLIVFAPLLGMGTGLEQDVENILVSANKNHWFGTDSLGRDVFSRVVLGGRISLLVGLLCSFLSFLIGFTYGAVAGWFEGIVDRVLMRFCDILMAIPSFILVSILCMTLQIVLPVEDNFTKALLSLCVGISATHWMGLARVTRGMVLEIRRKPFVEAAVALGGTRLHIMLRHILPNMFGTLLLLIAMQIPTNILYESFMSFVGLGIHPPYTSWGILVKEGWKTLSSFPHLILFPSMVLFLTVWSFHIILDHVKAKLRL; from the coding sequence GTGAAAAAAGTCTTCCTGACCTTTGCGATCTTATTCCTATCTTTACTGGGTCTATTGATAGTTTTCGCGCCATTATTGGGAATGGGTACAGGCTTAGAACAAGATGTAGAAAACATCTTAGTCAGTGCCAATAAAAATCATTGGTTTGGAACAGACTCGTTAGGGCGTGATGTTTTCAGTAGAGTCGTGCTTGGCGGAAGAATTTCACTTTTAGTAGGTTTACTTTGTTCATTCCTCTCATTTTTAATCGGCTTTACCTACGGAGCCGTTGCCGGCTGGTTTGAAGGAATTGTCGACCGCGTACTGATGCGCTTCTGCGATATCCTGATGGCCATCCCAAGTTTTATTTTAGTTTCCATCTTGTGTATGACTTTGCAAATTGTTCTTCCAGTGGAAGATAACTTCACTAAAGCTTTATTAAGTCTATGCGTGGGGATTTCAGCAACTCACTGGATGGGCTTAGCCCGCGTGACCAGAGGAATGGTTTTAGAAATCAGACGAAAGCCCTTCGTTGAAGCAGCAGTGGCTTTAGGTGGTACAAGACTGCACATCATGCTTCGTCATATCCTGCCGAACATGTTTGGCACTTTGTTGTTATTAATTGCCATGCAAATTCCAACGAACATCCTGTATGAAAGCTTCATGAGTTTTGTGGGATTAGGAATTCACCCGCCATACACAAGCTGGGGAATTTTAGTAAAAGAGGGATGGAAAACTCTTTCAAGCTTTCCACATCTGATCCTTTTCCCATCGATGGTTTTATTTCTAACGGTATGGAGCTTTCACATTATTTTAGATCATGTGAAAGCGAAGTTAAGATTGTAA